The following are from one region of the Halosolutus amylolyticus genome:
- a CDS encoding universal stress protein, whose protein sequence is MDTILVPVPGHDKWSKETAEVLADIETDPEVFLLYTFTDEDVSTTSDNLGQSPESVDLDELASRKSAVRMASRALETAGIETNVVGASGDEDRGDAILSTIDDVDADRAYIFSRKRSPVGKAVFGSAIQDVLFESPVPIVVVPLAAV, encoded by the coding sequence ATGGATACCATTCTCGTTCCGGTTCCCGGCCACGACAAGTGGTCCAAAGAGACCGCAGAGGTACTGGCCGACATCGAAACTGATCCGGAGGTTTTCCTCCTCTATACGTTCACCGACGAAGACGTGTCGACCACTTCCGATAACTTGGGCCAGTCACCGGAGTCTGTCGACCTCGACGAACTGGCGTCGCGGAAGTCGGCTGTCCGGATGGCTTCACGCGCGCTCGAGACTGCCGGAATCGAGACCAACGTCGTCGGTGCCAGCGGGGACGAGGACCGAGGCGACGCAATTCTGTCGACCATCGATGACGTCGACGCCGACAGGGCGTACATATTCAGCCGAAAGCGCAGTCCGGTCGGCAAGGCAGTCTTCGGGAGCGCGATACAGGACGTACTGTTCGAGAGTCCCGTCCCGATCGTCGTGGTACCGCTGGCAGCCGTGTGA
- a CDS encoding FAD-binding and (Fe-S)-binding domain-containing protein, whose amino-acid sequence MSIDSEPRPGGPRDLAALDRRIDGDVDASDATRALYATDASIYRVEPAGVVWPADRDDVREIVRFAHENNVSLTARGAGSSLTGNAIGEGLVVECTRYLNEIVAVDPERGTATVQPGVVLDDLNAALADHDLYFPPDPSTSSTCTIGGMVANDAAGPHSVRHGTTRENVAAVECVLADGSLETFEHRSGPALERARDRDDRVGDLYRTVLDARERLAEEIDERYPDVERNSSGYDLQAAAAPDGSWADLSQLLVGSEGTLGFIVEVTIEVTERPSARAAALCFYDDVVDAAAAVVPARAAETSAIELVDDAVLGYARDAWGIDLVPEAAGAALLIEVEGEPADLEDRLDEAVAAATTADLVGVERAMSDEKQDVLWKVRKASNPLLNRRPGDEQALSFVEDAAVPPERLPEYLERIGDVLREHDLEASVFGHAGQGVLHVKPFLDLSTEADRERLQAVSATVHELVLDLGGCVSGEHGDGRLRSQYLPQMYGEDVYETFCAIKRAADPRDVFNPAKVVPNAEGNLASVTEDLRFEGYDPQTVETALDFTAEGGFGSLVEQCNGCSKCRSTGDGVMCPSYRAADTEVTSTRGRANMLREAIDGELGEDALTSDWFQEEVLDRCLACKACETECPTGVDMAKLKTEAKHRRHQEHGVPLRSRLFGNVRTLNRLGSALAPLANRLATFGPGRVVAEKVLGIDRRRSVPRFAAESFPEWVAAREPAATAGECGRVVLYPDCYTAYNHPQVGKAAVRLLEALGYAVEVPAVNCCGRPALSQGMVERTRADAAETVDVLADYVDDGVPVLAVEPSCASALVEYDDLLEETAGVPDAAATVSTFLYDRVVTDDLALREAVDGERVAFHGHCHETTRGWDHAPIALLREVGYEVEPVAATCCGMAGSFGYETEHYGLSTTLGADLVETIEAGAPDVVAATGASCSQQLGDFDVDTRHPVELLAEAVV is encoded by the coding sequence ATGAGTATCGACAGCGAACCGCGTCCCGGCGGGCCGAGGGACCTCGCCGCGCTCGACAGGCGGATCGACGGTGACGTTGACGCCAGCGACGCGACGCGGGCCCTCTACGCGACGGACGCGAGCATCTACAGGGTAGAGCCCGCGGGCGTGGTCTGGCCGGCTGACCGCGACGACGTCCGCGAGATCGTTCGGTTTGCCCACGAAAACAACGTCAGCCTCACCGCCCGTGGCGCCGGTAGCAGCCTCACCGGCAACGCCATCGGCGAGGGGCTGGTGGTCGAGTGTACCCGATACCTCAACGAGATCGTGGCGGTCGACCCAGAGCGCGGGACCGCGACCGTCCAGCCAGGAGTCGTCCTGGACGACCTCAACGCGGCACTCGCCGACCACGACCTGTACTTTCCGCCAGACCCCAGCACGTCGAGCACTTGCACGATCGGAGGGATGGTCGCCAACGACGCGGCCGGGCCCCACTCGGTTCGTCACGGTACGACCCGCGAGAACGTCGCCGCCGTCGAGTGCGTCCTCGCCGACGGGAGCCTCGAGACCTTCGAGCACCGCTCGGGGCCGGCACTTGAGCGAGCGCGAGACCGGGACGACCGTGTTGGCGACTTGTACCGGACAGTGCTGGACGCCCGGGAACGACTGGCCGAGGAGATCGACGAGCGGTATCCCGACGTCGAACGGAACTCCAGCGGGTACGACCTCCAGGCGGCCGCGGCACCCGACGGGTCGTGGGCGGACCTCTCGCAACTGCTCGTCGGCAGCGAAGGGACGCTGGGGTTCATCGTCGAGGTGACGATCGAGGTGACCGAGCGACCGTCAGCGCGAGCGGCCGCCCTCTGTTTCTACGACGACGTTGTCGATGCCGCGGCTGCGGTCGTCCCGGCCCGGGCGGCCGAGACGAGCGCCATCGAACTCGTCGACGACGCCGTCCTTGGCTACGCCCGTGACGCCTGGGGGATCGACCTCGTCCCGGAGGCGGCAGGCGCCGCACTCCTCATAGAGGTAGAAGGCGAGCCGGCGGACTTGGAGGACCGACTCGACGAGGCCGTCGCTGCGGCCACGACGGCGGACCTGGTCGGCGTCGAGCGGGCAATGTCGGACGAGAAGCAGGACGTGCTGTGGAAGGTCCGCAAGGCGTCGAACCCCCTGTTGAACCGGCGTCCCGGCGACGAGCAGGCGTTGTCGTTCGTCGAGGACGCCGCGGTGCCACCCGAGCGCCTCCCCGAATATCTCGAGCGCATCGGAGACGTCCTCCGCGAGCACGACCTGGAGGCGAGCGTCTTCGGCCACGCCGGCCAGGGCGTACTCCACGTCAAGCCCTTCCTCGACCTCTCGACTGAAGCCGACCGGGAACGCCTGCAGGCGGTCTCGGCGACGGTCCACGAACTCGTGCTCGACCTGGGCGGCTGTGTCTCCGGCGAGCACGGCGACGGCCGATTGCGGTCCCAGTACCTCCCACAGATGTACGGTGAGGATGTCTACGAGACGTTTTGCGCGATCAAGCGGGCTGCCGACCCCCGGGACGTGTTCAACCCAGCGAAGGTGGTTCCCAACGCCGAGGGAAATCTCGCTAGTGTCACGGAGGACCTCCGGTTCGAGGGCTACGACCCGCAGACGGTGGAGACGGCGCTGGACTTCACGGCCGAGGGCGGGTTCGGCTCGCTTGTCGAACAGTGCAACGGCTGCTCGAAGTGTCGGTCGACCGGCGATGGCGTGATGTGTCCCTCCTACCGGGCGGCCGACACGGAAGTCACGAGCACCCGGGGTCGCGCTAACATGCTCCGGGAGGCAATCGACGGCGAACTCGGTGAGGACGCGCTAACCAGCGATTGGTTCCAGGAGGAGGTATTGGACCGCTGTCTGGCTTGCAAGGCCTGTGAGACAGAGTGCCCCACCGGCGTCGACATGGCGAAGCTCAAGACCGAGGCGAAACACCGACGCCACCAGGAGCATGGGGTCCCCCTGCGTTCGCGGCTGTTCGGTAACGTCAGGACGCTCAACCGGCTGGGCAGCGCGCTGGCACCGCTGGCCAACCGCCTCGCGACGTTCGGTCCAGGCCGCGTCGTGGCGGAGAAAGTACTCGGCATCGACCGGCGGCGGTCCGTCCCCCGATTCGCTGCCGAGTCGTTCCCGGAGTGGGTCGCAGCACGCGAACCTGCGGCCACTGCTGGCGAGTGCGGCCGGGTCGTCCTCTACCCGGACTGCTATACGGCTTACAATCATCCCCAGGTCGGCAAGGCGGCCGTCCGCCTCCTAGAGGCTCTCGGCTACGCCGTCGAGGTTCCCGCCGTGAACTGCTGTGGCCGGCCGGCACTATCCCAGGGTATGGTCGAGCGCACGCGTGCCGACGCAGCCGAAACCGTCGACGTCCTCGCCGACTACGTCGACGACGGTGTTCCCGTGCTCGCAGTCGAGCCTTCCTGTGCCAGCGCGCTCGTCGAGTACGACGATCTGCTCGAAGAGACAGCCGGCGTTCCCGACGCGGCAGCGACGGTCTCGACGTTCCTCTATGACAGAGTGGTGACCGACGACCTGGCGTTGCGCGAAGCCGTCGATGGCGAGCGCGTCGCGTTCCACGGCCACTGCCACGAGACCACCAGGGGATGGGACCACGCACCGATCGCTCTGCTCCGCGAGGTTGGCTACGAGGTTGAGCCGGTAGCGGCCACCTGCTGTGGCATGGCGGGCTCGTTCGGCTACGAGACCGAGCACTACGGCCTCTCGACGACGCTTGGCGCGGACCTCGTCGAGACTATCGAGGCCGGGGCGCCGGACGTGGTCGCCGCGACGGGTGCGTCCTGCAGCCAGCAACTCGGGGACTTCGATGTCGATACTCGTCATCCGGTCGAACTCCTCGCGGAGGCGGTCGTATGA
- a CDS encoding amidohydrolase family protein, producing the protein MPDYPIVNAHHHIGHPDDDQDSVFQWSESVAQIIDTMDENRVDASMLMPLGGENDRSVTEVHDSIYEASEAYPGRIFGITAPNAHLGREFVHEEITRCVEELDFKYAKLHTLAWGVDPTSDVAYDFYDACVENDIPVMIHTGPHGMPFSVPGMLIPVAEDYPELDIVMAHMGGAYTLTQEAIILAKRYENLYLDTTLALNMYVRRAMEEVGADRLLMAAEHSSNIPVALTKIDCIGASEDQKRQILGGNAIDLYDLDVAVQDWEEKEISAAD; encoded by the coding sequence ATGCCAGACTATCCCATCGTCAACGCACACCACCATATCGGCCACCCCGACGACGACCAGGACAGCGTTTTCCAGTGGAGCGAGAGCGTCGCCCAAATCATCGACACGATGGACGAAAATCGGGTCGACGCGAGCATGTTGATGCCCCTCGGCGGCGAGAATGACCGGAGCGTCACCGAAGTACACGACAGCATTTACGAGGCGAGCGAGGCCTATCCTGGCCGGATCTTCGGTATCACCGCACCCAATGCCCACCTCGGGCGCGAGTTCGTCCACGAGGAGATTACCCGGTGTGTGGAGGAACTGGACTTCAAGTACGCCAAGCTCCACACGCTGGCCTGGGGCGTCGACCCCACCTCCGACGTAGCCTACGACTTTTACGACGCCTGCGTCGAGAACGATATCCCCGTCATGATCCACACCGGTCCCCACGGGATGCCCTTCTCCGTGCCCGGGATGCTCATCCCGGTCGCCGAGGACTACCCAGAACTCGACATCGTGATGGCCCATATGGGCGGCGCCTATACGCTCACTCAGGAGGCAATCATCCTGGCGAAACGCTATGAGAACTTGTATTTGGACACGACCTTGGCGCTGAACATGTACGTCCGGCGGGCGATGGAAGAGGTTGGCGCCGACCGCCTGCTGATGGCCGCCGAGCACTCCTCTAACATCCCGGTCGCCCTGACGAAGATCGACTGCATCGGGGCCAGCGAGGATCAGAAGCGCCAGATCCTCGGCGGGAACGCTATCGACCTGTACGACCTCGACGTGGCCGTCCAGGACTGGGAAGAGAAAGAGATTTCAGCGGCCGACTGA
- a CDS encoding aldehyde dehydrogenase family protein: protein MTIQSGTSTYDLVIDGDPVQAAAEERFDTVNPATESVIASVSRAREEDVDSAVAAARDALPDWRSMPPQDRGRLLAALAEKIRAQQESLTLLETRDNGKPLSHARADVETCARYFEYYAGVADKLHGDSIPLTDEYVDYTVREPLGVTAQIIPWNLPTNIFGRSVAPALATGNVAVVKPAEQTPLTAVEIARLASEVGIPDGVLNVVPGFGTEAGAALSGHPDVDGVSFTGSVPTGIEVGKTAVENVTNVHLELGGKSPNVVYPDADLDTAVDSTMTGIFANAGQVCSAGSRLLVHEDVKDKFLNELVDRIEEMSIDSGELDPDMGPLVSEEHFEKVTRYLEVGRTEAGDPLVGGEALERDGYFVEPTVFDGVDNDMRIAQEEIFGPVLSVIEFATEEEAIEIANDVDYGLVAGIHTSDIGRAHRFARDVHAGQVYINEWFAGGEETPFGGYKQSGFGREKGLAAVDAYTQVKNVCANIAPE from the coding sequence ATGACGATCCAGTCAGGCACGAGTACGTACGACCTGGTTATCGACGGCGACCCCGTTCAGGCAGCCGCTGAGGAGCGGTTCGACACGGTCAACCCAGCGACCGAATCGGTCATCGCCTCGGTCTCGCGGGCGCGGGAGGAAGACGTCGACAGCGCCGTCGCAGCAGCGCGAGACGCCCTCCCAGACTGGCGATCGATGCCGCCCCAGGATCGGGGCCGCCTGCTCGCTGCGCTGGCAGAGAAAATCCGCGCCCAGCAGGAGAGCCTGACCCTACTCGAGACACGAGATAACGGCAAGCCGCTGTCCCACGCCCGGGCCGACGTCGAGACGTGTGCACGATACTTTGAGTACTACGCCGGCGTGGCCGACAAGCTCCACGGCGATTCGATCCCGCTTACCGACGAGTACGTCGACTACACGGTACGAGAACCGCTAGGCGTCACCGCCCAGATTATCCCCTGGAACCTGCCGACCAATATCTTCGGCCGGAGCGTCGCGCCGGCGCTGGCGACCGGAAACGTCGCCGTCGTGAAACCCGCCGAGCAGACGCCGCTGACCGCCGTCGAGATTGCCCGCCTCGCTTCTGAGGTCGGAATCCCCGACGGCGTGCTCAACGTCGTCCCCGGCTTCGGCACTGAGGCCGGCGCGGCCCTCTCTGGGCATCCCGACGTCGACGGCGTGAGCTTCACCGGCTCGGTTCCCACCGGCATCGAGGTGGGCAAGACCGCCGTCGAGAACGTCACGAACGTCCACCTCGAACTCGGCGGGAAGAGTCCGAACGTCGTCTACCCCGACGCCGATCTCGACACGGCCGTCGACAGTACGATGACCGGAATCTTCGCCAACGCCGGCCAGGTCTGCTCGGCTGGATCCCGGCTTCTCGTCCACGAGGACGTCAAAGACAAGTTCCTGAACGAACTGGTCGACCGTATCGAGGAGATGTCTATCGACTCGGGCGAACTTGACCCCGACATGGGGCCGCTCGTCTCTGAGGAGCATTTCGAGAAGGTGACGCGCTACCTTGAGGTGGGCCGCACCGAGGCCGGCGACCCGCTGGTCGGCGGCGAGGCCCTCGAACGCGACGGCTACTTCGTAGAGCCGACAGTCTTCGACGGCGTCGACAACGACATGCGGATCGCCCAGGAGGAGATCTTCGGGCCGGTCCTCTCGGTCATCGAGTTCGCCACCGAAGAAGAGGCCATCGAGATCGCCAACGACGTCGACTACGGGCTGGTCGCGGGGATCCACACCAGCGATATCGGCCGTGCACATCGGTTCGCCCGGGACGTCCATGCCGGCCAGGTGTACATCAACGAGTGGTTCGCTGGCGGCGAGGAGACGCCGTTCGGCGGCTACAAGCAGAGCGGCTTCGGCCGCGAGAAGGGGCTGGCTGCTGTCGACGCCTACACCCAGGTCAAAAACGTCTGTGCGAACATCGCGCCAGAATAG
- a CDS encoding ABC transporter permease, giving the protein MNAVVLVVDTVADLVTYLVNNSDALVKLTIEHIDIIALSIGIAVPIGVITGAAITANDRLATIVIWLAGIMMTIPSIALFGLLIPIFGIGDPPVVVALVMYSQLPIIRNTYVGLQQVDPAAIEAGRGLGMSRLQRLRHVQFPIALPVIMAGVRNAVVILIGIAAIGAYIGAGGLGRPIFDGIRDAYTSQIVVATIVLSALALLVDYVLGVVEQFLRLRNGEDIDRTLPTRLVQGVLE; this is encoded by the coding sequence ATGAATGCGGTGGTACTGGTAGTGGATACAGTCGCCGACCTCGTGACGTACCTCGTCAACAACTCCGACGCGCTGGTGAAGCTGACTATCGAGCACATCGATATCATCGCACTCTCCATCGGGATCGCCGTCCCGATCGGCGTCATCACCGGGGCAGCGATCACCGCGAACGATCGCCTGGCGACGATCGTCATCTGGCTGGCCGGCATCATGATGACGATCCCGAGCATCGCGCTGTTCGGTCTGCTGATTCCGATTTTCGGCATCGGCGACCCGCCGGTCGTGGTCGCGCTGGTGATGTACTCCCAGCTCCCCATCATCCGCAATACGTACGTGGGGTTACAGCAGGTCGACCCTGCAGCCATCGAGGCCGGACGGGGACTCGGGATGTCGCGTCTGCAGCGCCTCCGGCACGTCCAGTTCCCCATCGCGCTCCCGGTCATCATGGCGGGTGTTCGCAACGCGGTGGTCATCCTCATCGGCATTGCGGCCATTGGAGCGTACATCGGCGCCGGCGGCCTGGGTCGGCCGATCTTCGACGGTATCAGAGACGCCTACACGTCCCAGATCGTGGTCGCCACGATCGTCCTGTCGGCCTTGGCGCTCCTGGTCGATTACGTGCTGGGCGTCGTCGAGCAGTTCCTGCGGCTGCGGAACGGCGAGGACATCGACCGAACGCTTCCGACCCGCCTCGTACAGGGGGTCCTAGAATGA
- a CDS encoding ABC transporter ATP-binding protein yields the protein MIEFDDVTKVYPDGTVAIENVSFEVEEGTTTVLVGPSGCGKTTTMKLVNRLEDPTEGTVYFDGSDVQQQDKIELRRSIGYVIQEIGLFDHMTVGENVATVPKLLDWDRERIDDRVDELLELMDLPPESYRDQYPPELSGGQRQRVGVARALAADPDVLLMDEPFGALDPITRENLQDEFLEIQKQINTTILFVTHSVEEALKMGDRIAVFDVGELVRYDEPRNILEDPGSEFVADFIGSDRMLKLLQVTHVEEIYQTEVASAHEDIVDVVENGSDGEVAPDVVPVRPEESAQVAFSRIMQAETEAIPVVDDGEVVGVVTEERIREETAGPKLTDTEVA from the coding sequence ATGATAGAATTCGACGACGTTACCAAGGTGTATCCAGACGGCACAGTCGCCATCGAGAACGTGAGCTTCGAGGTCGAAGAGGGCACGACGACGGTGCTCGTCGGTCCGTCAGGCTGTGGCAAGACGACGACGATGAAGTTGGTGAACCGACTCGAAGACCCGACGGAGGGAACCGTCTACTTCGACGGCAGTGACGTTCAGCAGCAGGATAAGATCGAGCTCCGGCGGAGCATCGGGTACGTCATCCAGGAGATCGGGCTGTTCGACCACATGACCGTCGGTGAGAACGTCGCGACGGTCCCCAAGTTGCTCGACTGGGATCGCGAGCGGATCGACGACCGCGTCGACGAACTACTCGAACTCATGGACCTCCCGCCGGAGAGCTACCGTGACCAGTACCCGCCGGAGTTGTCGGGCGGCCAGCGCCAGCGCGTCGGCGTCGCTCGCGCCCTGGCAGCCGATCCGGACGTCCTCCTCATGGACGAACCCTTCGGTGCACTGGACCCGATCACCCGCGAGAATCTTCAGGACGAGTTCCTCGAGATTCAAAAACAGATCAACACGACGATCCTCTTCGTCACCCATAGCGTCGAAGAGGCACTGAAGATGGGCGACCGGATCGCCGTCTTCGACGTCGGGGAACTCGTTCGGTACGACGAGCCCCGAAACATCCTCGAGGACCCTGGAAGCGAGTTCGTCGCCGACTTCATCGGCTCCGACAGGATGCTGAAACTCTTGCAGGTAACGCACGTCGAGGAAATATACCAGACCGAAGTGGCGTCAGCCCACGAAGACATCGTCGATGTCGTAGAGAACGGCAGCGACGGCGAGGTAGCTCCGGACGTCGTCCCCGTGCGCCCCGAGGAAAGTGCCCAGGTAGCGTTCTCCCGGATCATGCAGGCAGAGACGGAGGCGATTCCGGTCGTCGACGACGGTGAGGTGGTCGGGGTCGTGACCGAGGAGCGCATCCGAGAGGAGACTGCCGGCCCGAAGCTGACCGACACAGAGGTGGCCTGA
- a CDS encoding DUF6282 family protein, which produces MTDDVLDGAIDCHVHTAPDLVERYQTDLALAREAIQAGMRGVVVKSHVLPTVGRVDQVNEALGATVLHGGVALNGTVGGLNPDAVETALELGARIVWLPTAWAANHASQARAAGRSRFVGQRVPGPDEEIRVARDGEVTEATQRVVNLVAEYDATLGTGHASPDEIDAVVEACDAASVRCLVNHPCFRVVDLPLERQVALAERGAVMEYCAYAVESTPDHSVDRLARAVNRIGPERCLLATDYGQAENAAVSGLATFARDVQEAGVPREAVRTMLTETPARVLGL; this is translated from the coding sequence ATGACCGACGATGTCCTCGACGGCGCGATCGACTGCCACGTTCATACGGCGCCTGACCTCGTCGAGCGCTATCAGACGGATCTGGCGCTCGCTCGTGAGGCGATCCAGGCTGGCATGCGCGGCGTCGTCGTCAAGAGCCACGTCCTCCCGACCGTCGGACGGGTCGACCAGGTCAACGAGGCGCTCGGTGCGACGGTCCTTCACGGCGGTGTCGCGCTCAACGGAACCGTTGGCGGGCTGAACCCGGACGCCGTCGAGACCGCGCTCGAACTCGGTGCGCGGATCGTCTGGCTGCCGACGGCCTGGGCCGCCAACCACGCCAGCCAGGCGCGAGCGGCTGGCCGGTCGCGGTTCGTCGGCCAGCGGGTCCCCGGCCCCGACGAGGAGATCCGCGTCGCTCGCGACGGCGAGGTAACCGAGGCGACCCAGCGCGTCGTGAACCTGGTCGCCGAATACGACGCGACGCTCGGGACGGGTCACGCCAGTCCCGACGAGATCGACGCCGTCGTCGAGGCCTGCGACGCCGCCAGCGTCAGGTGCCTGGTAAACCACCCCTGCTTCCGCGTCGTCGACCTGCCCCTGGAACGGCAGGTCGCCCTCGCCGAGCGCGGTGCCGTCATGGAGTACTGTGCGTACGCTGTCGAGAGCACGCCAGACCACTCCGTCGACCGCCTCGCGCGCGCCGTCAACCGGATCGGCCCGGAGCGGTGTCTGCTCGCCACCGACTACGGACAGGCTGAGAATGCGGCGGTGTCTGGCCTGGCCACGTTCGCACGCGACGTTCAGGAGGCAGGCGTCCCCCGCGAGGCGGTGCGGACGATGCTGACAGAGACGCCGGCCCGGGTCCTCGGACTATGA
- a CDS encoding glycine betaine ABC transporter substrate-binding protein — MSSGGEGGVTVGSKQFAEQEILGYLGYHGLAENTDLDVVDEVSLGGSNTNFEALKNDNIDFYWEYTGTAWATLPPQQDEVISDSDELHQRLNEEFSEEHDLEFLDYATFNNAYVLMTTAEWQDETGVESMSDLAEYVNDGNTDMTIVMDAEFEDRDDGWPGLIEHYGFADAASDLDTRAMEAGLVYQAVNEGESEVGMGFNTNPNIVRFDLQVLEDDEGFFPVYNPAPLVRQDTLEEFDEMVDPLESIANSLDTETIRQLNQRVSIDNENAEDVALEYLQNNDLA; from the coding sequence TTGAGTTCGGGCGGCGAGGGCGGTGTCACCGTCGGCTCGAAGCAGTTCGCCGAACAGGAGATTCTCGGCTACCTCGGCTATCACGGGCTCGCAGAGAACACCGACCTCGACGTGGTCGACGAGGTGTCACTCGGCGGGTCCAACACGAACTTCGAGGCACTCAAGAACGACAACATCGACTTCTACTGGGAGTACACCGGGACGGCGTGGGCGACGTTGCCGCCACAACAGGATGAGGTGATCTCCGACTCGGACGAACTCCATCAGCGCCTGAACGAAGAGTTCTCCGAGGAACACGATCTCGAGTTCCTCGATTACGCGACGTTCAACAACGCGTACGTCCTCATGACGACGGCCGAATGGCAGGACGAGACCGGCGTCGAGTCGATGTCGGACCTCGCCGAGTACGTCAACGACGGCAACACTGACATGACGATCGTCATGGACGCCGAGTTCGAGGATCGCGATGACGGCTGGCCGGGGCTGATCGAGCACTACGGCTTCGCGGACGCCGCGAGCGACCTCGACACGAGGGCGATGGAGGCCGGCCTCGTCTACCAGGCCGTCAACGAGGGCGAGTCGGAGGTTGGCATGGGCTTCAACACGAACCCCAACATCGTTCGGTTCGACCTGCAGGTGCTCGAAGACGACGAGGGCTTCTTCCCGGTCTACAACCCGGCACCGCTCGTCCGGCAGGATACGCTGGAGGAGTTCGACGAGATGGTCGACCCGCTCGAGTCGATCGCAAACTCGCTGGACACGGAGACGATCCGGCAACTCAACCAGCGGGTCTCGATCGACAACGAGAACGCCGAGGACGTCGCACTGGAGTACCTCCAGAATAACGACCTCGCCTGA
- a CDS encoding ABC transporter permease translates to MSTVDTLVGGWQFLMENFDQFLILLREHLTMVLLAEVLALAVALPLGVFAIRDERAKRVILSFGNVAQTIPTLAIIALAFPILGLGFKPSVLALFAYALLPILINTIAGLDEVDEDTIEAAKGMGMTKMEILRKIRFPLAIPVIFAGIRTSAVINVGTAYLAFFIGGGGLGVWVIGGINLFNMEQMVAGAIPGALLAIGLDTLFAMIERRLGGQVSIDSVPA, encoded by the coding sequence GTGAGTACGGTCGATACCCTTGTCGGCGGCTGGCAGTTCCTCATGGAGAACTTCGACCAGTTTCTCATTCTCCTGCGCGAGCACCTGACGATGGTCCTCCTTGCCGAGGTGCTGGCGCTGGCCGTAGCACTGCCGCTCGGCGTCTTCGCCATCCGGGACGAGCGGGCAAAACGGGTCATCCTCAGCTTCGGGAACGTCGCCCAGACGATTCCGACACTGGCGATCATCGCGCTCGCGTTCCCCATCCTGGGACTCGGCTTCAAACCCTCGGTCCTCGCCCTGTTCGCGTACGCCCTGCTGCCGATCCTGATCAACACGATCGCCGGACTGGACGAGGTCGACGAGGACACCATCGAGGCTGCCAAGGGCATGGGGATGACCAAGATGGAAATCCTCCGGAAGATCCGGTTCCCCCTGGCCATTCCTGTGATCTTCGCCGGCATCCGTACGAGCGCCGTCATCAACGTCGGGACCGCCTACCTCGCGTTCTTCATCGGCGGTGGCGGCCTGGGCGTGTGGGTCATAGGGGGCATCAACCTCTTCAACATGGAGCAGATGGTCGCCGGGGCGATTCCCGGCGCCTTGCTCGCCATCGGGCTAGACACGCTGTTCGCAATGATCGAGCGTCGACTCGGGGGACAGGTCTCGATCGACAGCGTCCCCGCCTGA
- a CDS encoding helix-turn-helix domain-containing protein — protein sequence MLTAKVCVRYENDWTAQLQRYDVFAEFLASTFRNRRYIGLVALEADDLDAALEVIEGHDDVSEVQVIERFDADSAGRTASTIFVRGQLSQFTPLQTLMYEGFLPLGSTKLENGRECFDLLLEGREELADATDLLREFGAVSVERVTREFRREVTPSAAEWQEVLGTIPERQREILRLAVKRGYFKIPREITLAELAEEMGITKTTASNHMRKVQQSIIEFLAPYIALAAEGDSDLSSL from the coding sequence ATGCTAACGGCCAAGGTGTGCGTCCGGTACGAGAACGACTGGACGGCCCAACTCCAGCGGTACGACGTGTTCGCGGAGTTCCTCGCATCCACGTTTCGCAACCGGCGCTACATCGGCCTCGTCGCGCTTGAGGCGGACGACCTCGACGCGGCACTCGAAGTCATCGAGGGACACGACGACGTCAGCGAGGTGCAGGTCATCGAGCGGTTCGACGCGGACAGTGCTGGTCGAACCGCCAGCACGATCTTCGTCCGCGGGCAGCTATCGCAGTTCACGCCACTCCAGACGCTGATGTACGAGGGCTTTCTCCCGCTCGGATCGACCAAACTCGAAAACGGCAGGGAGTGTTTCGACCTTTTGCTGGAGGGCCGCGAGGAACTGGCGGACGCGACCGACCTGCTCAGGGAATTTGGCGCCGTCTCTGTTGAACGCGTAACCAGGGAGTTCCGCCGAGAGGTCACTCCTAGTGCGGCCGAGTGGCAGGAGGTGCTGGGGACCATCCCGGAACGCCAGCGCGAGATTCTCCGCTTGGCCGTCAAGCGGGGATACTTCAAGATCCCCCGTGAGATCACGCTGGCCGAACTGGCCGAGGAGATGGGTATCACCAAAACGACCGCGTCGAACCACATGCGAAAGGTCCAGCAAAGCATCATCGAGTTCCTCGCACCGTATATCGCCCTGGCAGCCGAGGGCGACAGTGATCTGTCATCGTTGTAG